A genomic region of Alnus glutinosa chromosome 11, dhAlnGlut1.1, whole genome shotgun sequence contains the following coding sequences:
- the LOC133881418 gene encoding monolignol oxidoreductase AtBBE-like 15: MASLSSSFFPVFLFLLSASMVASASIQEQFTQCLSLNSKFPIPFATAFFTPNNISSFTTVLESSAQNLRYLLPSAPKPAFIFLPSRESEVQAAVICSKKLGIHLRVRSGGHDYEGLSYVSEIESPFFIVDLAKLRSVNVDIKDSSAWIQAGATIGEVYYRISEKSQSHGFPAGLCTSLGVGGHITGGAYGPMMRKYGLGADNVVDAQIVDANGRILNRKAMGEDHFWAIRGGGGASFGIILWWKIKLVPVPPTVTVFTVTKNLTQNATKILYKWQQVSANIDENLFIRVVIQPANASAGVKGGRTITTSYNALFLGGADSLLQVMQKSFPELGLTRKDCTETSWINSVLYIAGYPSGTAPEVLLQGKSLFKNYFKAKSDFVRAPIPETALEGLWTRLLKENSPLTIWNPYGGMMSRIPESAIPFPHRNGTLFKIQWLSLWEDPKENAEAHMNWIRNLYRYMGPYVSGHPREAYVNYRDLDLGINKNKNASFVKASAWGCKYFKDNFNRLVSVKTKVDPDNFFRHEQSIPLLPHVQ, translated from the coding sequence ATGGCGTCTCTAAGCTCTTCCTTCTTTCCAGTATTTCTCTTCCTGCTGTCAGCTTCCATGGTAGCTTCAGCTTCAATCCAAGAACAATTCACCCAATGCCTCTCTCTTAATTCTAAGTTTCCCATTCCATTCGCCACGGCTTTTTTCACCCCAAACAATATTTCTTCGTTTACAACTGTCCTTGAATCCTCTGCTCAAAACCTCCGGTACTTGCTCCCTTCAGCGCCAAAGCCTGCGTTCATCTTCCTGCCGTCCCGTGAATCCGAAGTTCAAGCGGCGGTAATATGTTCCAAGAAGCTCGGAATACATCTCAGAGTCCGCAGCGGCGGCCACGACTACGAGGGCCTCTCTTATGTATCAGAAATCGAGTCGCCTTTCTTCATTGTCGACCTGGCAAAGCTCAGATCCGTCAACGTTGATATAAAAGATAGTAGCGCGTGGATTCAAGCTGGTGCCACTATTGGTGAAGTTTACTATAGAATTTCTGAGAAAAGCCAGAGCCATGGCTTCCCGGCCGGTCTCTGCACTAGCTTAGGCGTCGGCGGGCACATTACAGGAGGCGCGTACGGTCCCATGATGAGAAAATATGGCCTTGGTGCTGACAATGTCGTCGATGCTCAGATTGTTGATGCTAATGGCAGGATTCTTAACCGGAAAGCCATGGGAGAAGATCATTTTTGGGCTATTAGAGGTGGGGGAGGAGCAAGTTTTGGAATCATTCTTTGGTGGAAGATAAAGCTGGTTCCTGTTCCCCCAACAGTGACAGTTTTCACCGTAACTAAGAATTTAACCCAAAACGCAACAAAGATCCTCTACAAATGGCAACAAGTTAGCGCTAATATTGATGAGAATCTGTTTATCAGAGTCGTCATTCAACCGGCAAACGCTAGCGCTGGTGTTAAAGGTGGAAGAACAATAACAACTTCTTATAATGCTCTGTTTCTTGGCGGTGCTGACAGTCTACTCCAAGTTATGCAAAAAAGCTTTCCGGAATTGGGTTTGACGCGAAAAGATTGTACAGAAACGAGCTGGATTAATTCCGTTCTTTACATCGCCGGATACCCAAGTGGAACAGCTCCTGAAGTTCTTCTCCAAGGGAAATCCCTGTTCAAGAACTATTTCAAAGCAAAATCAGACTTTGTCAGAGCGCCGATACCGGAGACAGCGCTGGAGGGGCTCTGGACAAGGCTACTGAAAGAAAACAGCCCGTTGACGATATGGAATCCGTACGGGGGAATGATGAGCAGGATTCCAGAGTCTGCGATTCCATTTCCTCACAGAAACGGAACGTTGTTCAAAATCCAGTGGCTAAGCTTGTGGGAAGATCCGAAGGAGAATGCAGAGGCGCATATGAACTGGATCAGGAATCTTTACCGTTACATGGGTCCTTATGTTTCGGGGCATCCGAGGGAAGCGTACGTGAATTACAGGGATCTTGATCTGGGGataaacaagaacaagaacGCCAGCTTCGTAAAGGCAAGTGCTTGGGGCTGCAAGTACTTCAAGGATAACTTCAACAGACTGGTGAGCGTGAAGACTAAAGTCGATCCAGATAACTTCTTCAGGCATGAACAGAGCATCCCACTTCTTCCACACGTACAGTGA